A section of the Raphanus sativus cultivar WK10039 unplaced genomic scaffold, ASM80110v3 Scaffold1713, whole genome shotgun sequence genome encodes:
- the LOC108852246 gene encoding putative anthocyanidin reductase isoform X2 — translation MELNGEGGKATTYCVTGASGYIGSWLVNSLLERGYTVHATLRDLAKSQYFQFKWKRNERLRLFQADLQDEGSFDEAVKGCHGVFHVAASMEFDISPDHVNLESYVQSKVIDPAMKGVRNVLGSCLKSNSVKRAVFTSSISTLTAKDENERWRSVVDETCKTPIDHVLKTKASGWVYVLSKLVSEEEAFRYAKEKGMDLVSVITTTVSGPFLTPSLPSSLQVLLSPITGDSKLFAILSAVNKRMGSIGLVHIEDICMAHLFLMEEPKAEGQYICCVDNIDMHELILKHFSKEHLCKVHKVDLEESQSLMKPMISSKKLRDLGFEYEYSIDEIIRQTIDASIDFRFPTLDHKLK, via the exons ATGGAGCTGAACGGAGAGGGAGGAAAAGCGACGACGTATTGCGTGACGGGTGCAAGTGGATACATCGGTTCTTGGTTGGTTAACTCTCTTCTAGAAAGAGGCTACACTGTTCATGCCACTCTCAGAGATCTTG CAAAATCTCAATATTTTCAATTCAAGTGGAAACGAAACGAACGGCTTAGATTATTCCAAGCTGATCTTCAAGATGAAGGCAGCTTCGATGAAGCCGTTAAGGGCTGTCATGGGGTGTTCCATGTCGCGGCTTCCATGGAGTTTGATATCTCACCGGATCATGTTAATCTAG AGAGTTATGTCCAGAGCAAAGTCATTGACCCGGCGATGAAAGGCGTACGGAACGTACTTGGTTCTTGTCTAAAGTCAAACTCAGTCAAGAGAGCTGTCTTCACGTCATCCATCAGTACCCTCACAGCCAAAGATGAGAATGAACGGTGGAGATCAGTCGTAGACGAGACTTGCAAGACTCCCATTGATCATGTACTTAAAACAAAAGCAAGTGGATGG GTTTATGTACTATCGAAACTAGTATCAGAGGAAGAAGCATTTAGATATGCAAAAGAGAAAGGAATGGATCTTGTTTCAGTTATTACAACTACTGTCTCGGGTCCATTTCTTACTCCTTCTCTCCCATCAAGCCTTCAAGTTCTCTTGTCTCCAATAACag GTGACTCCAAGTTGTTTGCGATACTATCAGCAGTGAACAAAAGAATGGGTTCGATTGGTTTGGTGCACATTGAAGATATTTGCATGGCGCATTTGTTTCTTATGGAAGAACCAAAAGCTGAAGGTCAATACATATGTTGTGTTGATAATATTGATATGCATGAGTTGATACTTAAGCACTTTTCTAAGGAGCATCTTTGTAAAGTTCATAA GGTGGATCTGGAAGAGAGTCAAAGTTTGATGAAGCCTATGATTTCTTCAAAGAAGTTGAGAGACTTGGGGTTTGAGTACGAATATAGTATTGATGAAATTATTCGTCAAACCATTGATGCGTCCATCGATTTTAGGTTTCCTACCTTGGACCACAAGCTCAAGTAG
- the LOC108852246 gene encoding putative anthocyanidin reductase isoform X1 — protein MELNGEGGKATTYCVTGASGYIGSWLVNSLLERGYTVHATLRDLAKSQYFQFKWKRNERLRLFQADLQDEGSFDEAVKGCHGVFHVAASMEFDISPDHVNLESYVQSKVIDPAMKGVRNVLGSCLKSNSVKRAVFTSSISTLTAKDENERWRSVVDETCKTPIDHVLKTKASGWVYVLSKLVSEEEAFRYAKEKGMDLVSVITTTVSGPFLTPSLPSSLQVLLSPITVLVLGDSKLFAILSAVNKRMGSIGLVHIEDICMAHLFLMEEPKAEGQYICCVDNIDMHELILKHFSKEHLCKVHKVDLEESQSLMKPMISSKKLRDLGFEYEYSIDEIIRQTIDASIDFRFPTLDHKLK, from the exons ATGGAGCTGAACGGAGAGGGAGGAAAAGCGACGACGTATTGCGTGACGGGTGCAAGTGGATACATCGGTTCTTGGTTGGTTAACTCTCTTCTAGAAAGAGGCTACACTGTTCATGCCACTCTCAGAGATCTTG CAAAATCTCAATATTTTCAATTCAAGTGGAAACGAAACGAACGGCTTAGATTATTCCAAGCTGATCTTCAAGATGAAGGCAGCTTCGATGAAGCCGTTAAGGGCTGTCATGGGGTGTTCCATGTCGCGGCTTCCATGGAGTTTGATATCTCACCGGATCATGTTAATCTAG AGAGTTATGTCCAGAGCAAAGTCATTGACCCGGCGATGAAAGGCGTACGGAACGTACTTGGTTCTTGTCTAAAGTCAAACTCAGTCAAGAGAGCTGTCTTCACGTCATCCATCAGTACCCTCACAGCCAAAGATGAGAATGAACGGTGGAGATCAGTCGTAGACGAGACTTGCAAGACTCCCATTGATCATGTACTTAAAACAAAAGCAAGTGGATGG GTTTATGTACTATCGAAACTAGTATCAGAGGAAGAAGCATTTAGATATGCAAAAGAGAAAGGAATGGATCTTGTTTCAGTTATTACAACTACTGTCTCGGGTCCATTTCTTACTCCTTCTCTCCCATCAAGCCTTCAAGTTCTCTTGTCTCCAATAACag TTTTGGTTTTAGGTGACTCCAAGTTGTTTGCGATACTATCAGCAGTGAACAAAAGAATGGGTTCGATTGGTTTGGTGCACATTGAAGATATTTGCATGGCGCATTTGTTTCTTATGGAAGAACCAAAAGCTGAAGGTCAATACATATGTTGTGTTGATAATATTGATATGCATGAGTTGATACTTAAGCACTTTTCTAAGGAGCATCTTTGTAAAGTTCATAA GGTGGATCTGGAAGAGAGTCAAAGTTTGATGAAGCCTATGATTTCTTCAAAGAAGTTGAGAGACTTGGGGTTTGAGTACGAATATAGTATTGATGAAATTATTCGTCAAACCATTGATGCGTCCATCGATTTTAGGTTTCCTACCTTGGACCACAAGCTCAAGTAG